Genomic window (Paraglaciecola psychrophila 170):
GTTAGTCTGATACATTGTTGTCTTCAGTGTGGTTTTTATAATATGAGAATACTCATTTTTATATTATTACTTCTGAACACGAAAAACAAACCGTTACCCTGGGAACGCTGGTGCTTCCTTCTATGGTAAGAGTAGATCAACAGAGTAACAAATGTGTGGGTCACTTCGTTACTATTACAAAAAATACTGTCTGCAGATGCTATCAATATTGATGGCATCTGCAGTCTACATGTTAGTATATATCGACTATTATAAAATGTTAAAGTTGATTTTCTAAGCAGCATTAAAAGTACAAAAGCGATGCCAAAAGGCATAGTGTTTGTGGACACCCCTTTTAGTACTTTAAGTCTTGATTCGTAAACACATGAGGGCACCGTATCGATGAGAAGTGTCGTGGCCATCCGTGGTTTTAGTTATCACGGTTTTAGATAGGAATTAACAGCTTAAGGATATGAGTTTTTTGACTTGCCTATCAACATATCAGCCATTCAACTTTTCCTAAAAAAACGAACCAGCCACTTTATTTCTTATCGTTCGCCCGTCGATTATTATATCCAAGAAAAAATTGAATCTTAAAGATAACGTCATTATTGAATTCCTTGAAGATATGCCTACATACTATGTTATTTTTGGTCAATCTCCTCATATTGAAAAACGCCAAGCAGCTTTCAATGATTACGCATCTAAAAATTAATTATCATTTTTGGACTAGGTAAATAATCTGTCAGATTGGCAATATCATTTGCTTTAGTCGGTCTATTCTTTATAGGGTTTTAATATTGGACGCTGATGATTCTAGGCACAACAACAAGGCGGGTCTCGTAAAAATCTAAGATCACAGGTCTACATCTATCTAGGCTGAACTATACCGAGGTAATGCTTTAAACAAGCTGCAACGCAGCCTGCAGTTTATATTGTAATGAGTAGAGTAAGTTGAGCATCAATCAGAGATGTTCAACTTTGCGGAGTTAAATTCCCTTGATGGTATAACCAGCTAATTTGTCTTGCATGTCATTAGCTAAGGTTGATAATTCATCACACATCAATTTCATGTTACTGGCGCTAGTAGAGTTTTCTAGGCTGATTAAATTAACCCCATCGATTCTTTGCTTTATCTCCATAGAGACTTCTTTTTGATGACTTGCCATAATGGACGTTGCGCTATTTAAGACTTTTATCTCATCTACTGCTGCCAGAGCTTGTTGGAGTACCTCACCTGTTCTCGAGGTTGATTCAACTGTTTCTAATGCTGACATTTTATTCGCCGCCATGGCCGAAGAGGCTTCTTTGCTTCCAGCTTGCAGTTTTTCGATCATTATCCTAATTTCTTCGGTTGATTTTTGAGTCCTACTTGCAAGTGTTCTTACTTCATCTGCCACTACTGCAAATCCTCTGCCTTGTTCACCCGCTCGTGCTGCTTCTATTGCAGCATTTAAGGCCAACAGGTTAGTCTGTTCGGCAATGTTGCGAATGACTTCCATAACACCACTGATTGCTTGACTAGAGCGCGCTAGTTCTTCAATTACCCACACGGAACTTTCTGTTTTATCTGCTCGACTCTTAATGTCAATAATTGTTGTAGTAAGGGTTTGTACACTTAGGTTGGTTTCTTTGTCGGCGCTTGCTGCTGCCTTATCTGCTTTGTTGATATTTTCTTCAACTGCTAAGACTTTTTCTGCTAAGACTGAAGCTGAATTTGTCACGATTGAAACTTCCGGCGTCAACCTATTTACAGAAATTTGTGTACTGTTTGCAAGCTTATTCAAAGCAACTGCCTTACTTATCAAAATGTCGGCGGTTTTCTATACGTCTTCTATGGTGTTGTGTAATTTACTGAACAGTTTATTCAGCCCTTTTCCCATACGACCAAATTCATCATTTTGCTTTTCACTAAAACGAAAACGAAAACGAAAATCGCTGCTACCAGTGGCAATGTCATCAATTGACTTGATATAATCTTCGATGCGCTGTCCCACAATCTTTTTAAGCATCACAAATACTGTAATAAGAATGACTAAACCAGCAAATATTTATTTACTAACTGCCCACAAAACACTTGAAAAAACAATGCCAGATACTTCATTCGCATCCGCACATAAAATGACTTCATAACCCCATTTTTTAAATTCTACCTGGGTAATGTCCCAATCTGCAGTATTTCCCATAGCTTGTGATATCTGCGCTGTAGACATATGACCTGAATGCGATCTGATATTATTTTTTGTGTCAATTAAAGCAATAAAACCATTTTTAATATCCGGCTGCCTTCAATGGTATGTAATGAACTGTACTGGCAAGGTCAGCAAAATAGCCTACATACCAAATGCCAATTTTACTACCACTCGCATCTTTTAATGGCGCGTAATATGTTAAATACGGATTACCTAATATATGAACTTTGCCATAATAAGCTTGCCCTTGATTTATCTTATCTATTGCCTTGCCTGTATGACTAAGCTTGGTGCCAATCGCCCTTTTATTTTCTTTTATGACGTTGGTACTTATACGTATAAAGTCTAAACCTGTTTTACTGAAAATGGTGGCGGTGCCGTCCATAATATTTGTCAGTCCGTCCACTAATTCAAAGTTATTACCTTGGGCCTTATCACCCATGTAAATATTATAAGCTGAAACACCATTGACGTTAATCATGCCTTCCATCATACGCGGTCCTAATTCGGCACCTATTTTCATTAATAGGCGCGTGCTATTTTGTACTCTTGCTGCCATTAATACGTCTGCTTTTTCTAAAACATCTATTATGTGAGTTTGCTGTTTAACAATCTGATCGTTAACGTTTTCTTGGGTTTCTGCAAGCCTTTCAATGCAGCTTATAGAAGCTAAATAATAGCAAAAAACAATATTACCGATGCCACAGAGTAGAAAAATTTTTGTTGGATTGTCATTATGTTACATGCCTATGCAGATAACTCAGGACTGAACTGTACTGTATATACAAACACCCTGTATAGGTAACCATTACCATGAACATGCCAGAAGCAAGCTTTTTAGCTTGGCAAAAACAGTTTAGTACAGAAAATACTTGCAACAAATGAAATGGCCAAATGGCTTTATTTGCCCTGGTTGTGGCAATAACCATAGCTATGAAATTACAAGTCATCATTTATACGAGTGTACACAATGTAAAAAGCAGACCTCAGTCATGTCAGGAACACTTTTTCACGGCAGCAAAATCACCTTGAACCAGTGGTTTTGGGCTATCTATTCTCTTGGCTCTGATAAGGGAAGTATCTCAGCACTGAGACTCAGTAAATTAATAGAAGTCAATTGGCGAACCGCGAGGCTGATTTTAAAGAAACTTAGAACGGCTATGGGGCATAGAGATAGTTTATATCAATTAAGTGGCACAATAGAGCTAGACGACGCTCTGGTTGGCGGTAGACAAAAAGGCAAACGAGGACGCGGAGCAGCAGGAAAAAAGAATGTGCTGATAGCCTGTGAAAGTAAGGATAAAAAAGCAGGATTTATCGCAATGGCAGTGGTCGATAGCATTTGTCATTTTAGCGTGAATGAATTCGTCAAGAAACACTTGAAACAAGGCCAACAAGTTCATTCTGATGCATTGCCGGCATTGAATATTATAGGTCAAACAGAAAACTATGAGGCAAGAGTAACCCCGGGTTATTTAGTTGATGAATGGTTACCGTGGGTACATATAGCCATCGGCAATTTAAGAACGTTTTTGTTAGGTACGTTTCATGGTGTAACCGGAAAATACCTACAAGAATACTTTGATGAGTTCTGTTATCGGTTCAATCGTCGATTTATCGAAAAACAAATACCTAACCGATTGTTAAACTTAGCAATAATTCACTTACCTGTAAAATCGACCTGAGCCAGGTGCATAGGCATGTTACGTTATCACCATGGATATATTGAAAACCTATAGAATAAAGCAGCAATAAATACGCCAATAAAACAAGCTAAGCTGCGGCCACGACTTGCTTTAGTGCAAAAATAGTTATGCGGCTAGTAAATTTTTAGTTCTAATTTTTTTCCCTTATTTTTGCTGGTCTAGCTATAAATAATTGTCTGATTTACATTAAAAATTAGCAAAGTCTATAAAGTTAAGTTTGACGCCATATATTAAAATTTATGGTGGGTATCTATGTCAATTCAAGATTATCAACATAAGGATGATGAATGGGAGAGGAGTAATAGAAAAGATAGCAGGTTCAAGTGCTATCTTTACTAATTAAAAGAGGTTACTGACCAAACCGTTCTGCTGCTGCGGGTTTGTTGTCGATAATACTTTCTATGCGTTCGATAACCTCTGGGGTTAACTTTTCAAGGGCATTCATCGCGCTTAAGTTGTCTTCTAGTTGTGACAACCGAGAAGCACCTAATATAACCGTACTGACGTTTGGATTCTTTAAACACCAAGCTATTGATAAATGGGTTAAGCTAATACTTAACTCATTGGCTAGAGAGGTTAATTGCCGAATTTTATCGAGTTTCTGTTTACCGTCTTCGCTTGTCCATAAATCCCGCAACCATTCATAACCTGGAAGGGCTAAGCGACTGTCATTTGGAATGCCATCGTTATACTTACCCGTTAATAATCCACTGGCCAATGGCGACCAGATTGTGGTGCCCATGCCATATTGTTCATAAAGCGGAGTAAACTCACCATCCACCTTATCTCGGTGCAATAAGTTATATTGAGGTTGTTCCATAGTCGGTGGGGTTAAGTGTTCTTGCCGCGCGATGGCGTGTGCTTGAGTGATCTGCTGTGCTGACCACTCTGACGTCCCCCAATACATCACTTTACCTTGCTGAACTAAGTTATGCATGGCGCGCACTGTTTCTTCAATGGGGGTATCAATATCGGGGCGGTGACAAAAATACAAATCTAAATAATCGACACGTAATCGTTTAAGCGCCGCATCACATGCATCACGCACGTGTTTGGCACTTAATCCCATTTGCATTTTTTGGTCGCCACCCCAAAATACTTTTGAGGACACTGCAAATGAATCGCGAGCTAAACCTAAGCCCGAAATCGCATCGCCCATGATTTTTTCTGATTCGCCGGCTTCATATCCTTCGGCATTATCAAAGAAGTTAATGCCGCCATCGTAAGCTGTTTTTAATAGCTGCTTTGCATCGTTAATATCAACCTGCTTTCCAAAAGTAACCCAAGAGCCCAGCGACAAGGCTGACACTTTTAAACCTGCTTTACCTAAACGACGATATTCCATTTATAATTCCTTGCGTTTATAATTGTGACCAAGGTGATAGTGAGTTCCCTTGATTGCTTAAAGTTCACCATTAAATTTTAATATTTTTAATTCACGGCAACAACTGCTGTTTGGTAGTAACGGGCACTAGATACTAACTAACGTAATTTTGAACACGCGAAGTGTGTTTTAAAGCTTAGTTTGTTGCACTAAAATGGGCTGAACAATATTTCATATACCAATGCATTATTTATTTATGCATTTATGAAGTGTTAAGTTTGATTTTAGTGGTTATTATATATGTACATATGAAAGCTAAATACGCCCTGATGCCTTAAGTTGCTTGGTTCAATTGGACTATATCTTTGAACTGTATTTAAGGGTTTTTCGCATTGCGTTGAATGGCTAAGCCAGTATTATTAATTAAAACAAACATTGGAATTTTATGAAAACACTATCTGATATTGGCTTAATCGGCCTTGCTGTTATGGGTGAAAACCTGATTCTGAATATGGCGAGTAAAGGTTATACCGTTACTGCTTATAATCGCTCCACGGATAAGGTTGAAAACTTTATTAATGGTCGTGCCAAAGGCGAAAGCATTCGCGGTGCTTATTCGGTAGAAGAGCTAGTTCAATCGTTAGCCATTCCTCGTAAAATTATGATTATGGTGAAATCAGGTGCGCCTGTTGATGCCACTATTGATCAGCTTTTACCTTTATTAGACAAAGGCGATATCATCATTGATGGTGGTAATACCCATTTTCCTGACACTATTCGACGTGAAAAATACTGTGCTGAGAAAGGTATTAACTTTGTGGGTGCCGGTGTGTCTGGTGGTGAAGAAGGCGCGCTTAAAGGGCCTTCAATTATGCCTGGTGGTTCGGCTGAGGCATGGCAGGCAGTGAAGCCTATTTTCCAAGATATCTCAGCCAAGGTAGAAGATGGTTCTCCTTGTTGTGATTACGTAGGCGAAAACGGCGCCGGTCATTTTGTTAAAATGGTGCACAACGGTATTGAGTACGGCGATATGCAGTTGTTGTGTGAAGCCTATCAAATTATGAAAGATGTGCTTGGCATGTCAGCAGATGAAATGCATGAAGTGTTTAAAGAGTGGAACACCACAGAATTAGACAGTTATTTAGTTGAAATTACTCGCGATATTTTAGCTTTTAAAGATGAAGACGGTGGTCCACTGGTAGAAAAAATTCTTGATACGGCAGGCCAAAAAGGAACCGGTAAATGGACCGGAATAGTCGCACTCGACTTAGGTGTACCATTAACACTGATTGCTGAGTCTGTATTCGCTCGTTGTATATCCTCACTAAAAGATGAACGTGTCGAAGCATCTAAAGTGATCACGGGTCCAGCTAAAACATTCAATGGTAGCGATGCTGATAAAATCGCCTTTATCGAAGATTTACGCCAAGCGGTCCTTGCGTCTAAAATTGTTTCATACGCGCAGGGTTATACCTTAATGCGTGAAGCAGCTAAAGAATATAACTGGAACCTCAACTACGGTGGCATCGCATTGATGTGGCGTGGTGGTTGTATTATTCGTTCTGCATTCTTAGGTAAAATCAAAGAGGCCTACGACAAAAATCCGGAGTTAAACAATCTATTATTGGACGACTACTTTAGAGATACAGTGGTGGGTGCCCAAGAAGGGTGGAGACGCGTAGCAGTCAATGCCATCACTACCGGTGTTCCCGCTCCATGTTTGATGGCAGCGCTTAACTACTTCGACGGTTATCGCACCGCGCGTTTGCCGGCTAACTTATTACAGGCCCAACGTGACTATTTTGGTGCGCATACATACGAGCGCATAGATAAGCCAAGAGGTGAGTTTTTCCATACAAACTGGACCGGGCGTGGTGGTAATACGTCGTCGTCAACTTATAACGCTTAAGACTATAAAAGACTATAAAAGGCTGTAACTTGATTAAAGTTACAGTCCTTTTTTTTGTGGTTCGTATTAATGCAAAATTAGAAATGATATCCGGCAGTAATGGAATAAACAAAGGGGTCAATACTCACATCCACGTTACCTGCTGAACCATTGAGGTCAAAACTTGCTTCGGTGTCTATATCTAACCAACGGAGCGACGCATTGACTAACCATTTCTCGTCAAGCATATAGTCAAAACCCACCTGAGCGGCCAGACCAAACGAGTTGTCTAAGTGAAGTTTACTGAAACCTGCATTGCTGTTAGCACTGCTAAATTCTTCATCAAAAAATATAGTGTAGTTAATGCCCACACCCACATATGGCTGAAATTTAGCGCTGGGCTCTGAAAAATAATAGTTAGCACTAACAGAAGGAGGTAAGTGTTTAGTGCTACCTAATGGGCCTACCGTATCTAAACCTATATCGTGATTAAAGGGCGAAGCAGCTAGTACCTCGATGGCTAAATGTGGACTATAGAAATACACAAAATTTAACCCTAGTTGGGTGTTGCTATCAATATTCACACCTACGCCTAAATCTGCTCCTGCGACGCTAACATAGTTGCTTGAGTCATCTGGCGCAATATTCGACATTCCAACTCGCACCACCCAATCACCTTGCTCATAGGCAAACGCTGAACTTATTGTGCCTAATAAAGTAACTGCTATCGCAACTGATAAAATTAATTTT
Coding sequences:
- a CDS encoding methyl-accepting chemotaxis protein, giving the protein MTNSASVLAEKVLAVEENINKADKAAASADKETNLSVQTLTTTIIDIKSRADKTESSVWVIEELARSSQAISGVMEVIRNIAEQTNLLALNAAIEAARAGEQGRGFAVVADEVRTLASRTQKSTEEIRIMIEKLQAGSKEASSAMAANKMSALETVESTSRTGEVLQQALAAVDEIKVLNSATSIMASHQKEVSMEIKQRIDGVNLISLENSTSASNMKLMCDELSTLANDMQDKLAGYTIKGI
- a CDS encoding methyl-accepting chemotaxis protein, which translates into the protein MLKKIVGQRIEDYIKSIDDIATGSSDFRFRFRFSEKQNDEFGRMGKGLNKLFSKLHNTIEDV
- a CDS encoding Cache 3/Cache 2 fusion domain-containing protein, which encodes MFLLCGIGNIVFCYYLASISCIERLAETQENVNDQIVKQQTHIIDVLEKADVLMAARVQNSTRLLMKIGAELGPRMMEGMINVNGVSAYNIYMGDKAQGNNFELVDGLTNIMDGTATIFSKTGLDFIRISTNVIKENKRAIGTKLSHTGKAIDKINQGQAYYGKVHILGNPYLTYYAPLKDASGSKIGIWYVGYFADLASTVHYIPLKAAGY
- a CDS encoding potassium channel beta subunit family protein; translation: MEYRRLGKAGLKVSALSLGSWVTFGKQVDINDAKQLLKTAYDGGINFFDNAEGYEAGESEKIMGDAISGLGLARDSFAVSSKVFWGGDQKMQMGLSAKHVRDACDAALKRLRVDYLDLYFCHRPDIDTPIEETVRAMHNLVQQGKVMYWGTSEWSAQQITQAHAIARQEHLTPPTMEQPQYNLLHRDKVDGEFTPLYEQYGMGTTIWSPLASGLLTGKYNDGIPNDSRLALPGYEWLRDLWTSEDGKQKLDKIRQLTSLANELSISLTHLSIAWCLKNPNVSTVILGASRLSQLEDNLSAMNALEKLTPEVIERIESIIDNKPAAAERFGQ
- the gnd gene encoding decarboxylating NADP(+)-dependent phosphogluconate dehydrogenase; this translates as MKTLSDIGLIGLAVMGENLILNMASKGYTVTAYNRSTDKVENFINGRAKGESIRGAYSVEELVQSLAIPRKIMIMVKSGAPVDATIDQLLPLLDKGDIIIDGGNTHFPDTIRREKYCAEKGINFVGAGVSGGEEGALKGPSIMPGGSAEAWQAVKPIFQDISAKVEDGSPCCDYVGENGAGHFVKMVHNGIEYGDMQLLCEAYQIMKDVLGMSADEMHEVFKEWNTTELDSYLVEITRDILAFKDEDGGPLVEKILDTAGQKGTGKWTGIVALDLGVPLTLIAESVFARCISSLKDERVEASKVITGPAKTFNGSDADKIAFIEDLRQAVLASKIVSYAQGYTLMREAAKEYNWNLNYGGIALMWRGGCIIRSAFLGKIKEAYDKNPELNNLLLDDYFRDTVVGAQEGWRRVAVNAITTGVPAPCLMAALNYFDGYRTARLPANLLQAQRDYFGAHTYERIDKPRGEFFHTNWTGRGGNTSSSTYNA
- a CDS encoding OmpW/AlkL family protein, translating into MKKLILSVAIAVTLLGTISSAFAYEQGDWVVRVGMSNIAPDDSSNYVSVAGADLGVGVNIDSNTQLGLNFVYFYSPHLAIEVLAASPFNHDIGLDTVGPLGSTKHLPPSVSANYYFSEPSAKFQPYVGVGINYTIFFDEEFSSANSNAGFSKLHLDNSFGLAAQVGFDYMLDEKWLVNASLRWLDIDTEASFDLNGSAGNVDVSIDPFVYSITAGYHF